Proteins found in one Megalobrama amblycephala isolate DHTTF-2021 linkage group LG5, ASM1881202v1, whole genome shotgun sequence genomic segment:
- the ctsl.1 gene encoding cathepsin L.1, giving the protein MRLLVVTAAFLAVASAASLSLEDMEFHAWKMKFGKIYRSTEEESHRKMTWLSNRKLVLVHNMMADQGIKSYRLGMTYFADMSNEEYRQVAFHGCLGSMNNTKARGGSTFFRLRDSAVLPDTVDWRDKGYVTDVKDQKDCGSCWAFSATGSLEGQTFKKTGKLVSLSEQQLVDCSGDYGNMGCGGGLMDQAFQYIEANKGLDTEESYPYEAVDGQCRFNPSTVGATCTGYVDVASGDESALQEAVATIGPVSVAIDAGHSSFQLYASGVYDEPDCSSSDLDHGVLAVGYGTNNGEDYWLVKNSWGLGWGQNGYILMSRNKNNQCGIATAASYPLV; this is encoded by the exons ATGAGGCTTTTGGTTGTCACCGCTGCTTTTCTGGCTGTTGCCAGTGCTGCCAGTCTTTCTCTTGAGGACATGGAGTTCCACGCATGGAAAATGAAATTTG GCAAGATCTACCGTTCTACTGAGGAAGAGTCACACCGTAAGATGACCTGGTTGTCCAATCGCAAACTGGTTTTGGTCCACAACATGATGGCAGATCAGGGCATCAAATCCTACCGGCTTGGCATGACATACTTTGCTGACATg AGCAATGAGGAATACAGACAGGTGGCTTTCCATGGATGCCTGGGCTCCATGAACAACACTAAGGCCCGTGGTGGTTCCACATTCTTCCGGCTGAGAGATAGCGCTGTGCTGCCTGATACCGTTGACTGGAGGGACAAGGGCTATGTGACCGATGTTAAAGACCAGAAGGATTGTGGATCATGCTGGGCCTTCAGTGCA ACTGGTTCCCTAGAGGGTCAGACATTCAAGAAGACAGGGAAACTGGTGTCCTTGAGTGAGCAGCAACTGGTGGACTGTTCTGGTGATTATGGGAACATGGGCTGTGGTGGGGGACTAATGGACCAGGCCTTCCAGTACATTGAAGCCAATAAAGGTCTGGATACAGAGGAGTCCTACCCGTATGAGGCTGTG GATGGTCAGTGCCGTTTCAACCCGAGCACTGTAGGCGCCACTTGCACAGGATATGTCGACGTCGCCAGTGGGGATGAAAGTGCACTACAGGAGGCTGTTGCTACAATCGGCCCTGTGTCTGTTGCCATTGATGCTGGACACAGCAGCTTTCAGCTCTACGCATCTG GTGTCTACGATGAGCCTGATTGCAGCAGCTCTGATTTAGATCATGGCGTCCTGGCTGTTGGCTATGGAACTAACAATGGAGAGGACTACTGGCTTGTTAAGAACAG CTGGGGTCTGGGCTGGGGTCAAAATGGCTACATCTTGATGTCCAGGAACAAGAATAACCAATGTGGCATTGCTACTGCAGCCAGTTACCCTCTGGTCTAA